In Phenylobacterium hankyongense, the sequence CAGGACCAGTTGCCGGCGGCCCGGCGAGGTCGGGTTGAAATGCTTCAAGGCCATCGGATCAGAGCCCCGTAGTGATGTCGATCGACTGGCCTTCGGCCAGGGTGACGACAGCTTTCTTGATGTCGGAACGACGGCCCATGATGCCGCGGAAGCGCTTGGTCTTGCCCTTGACGTTGAGGGTGTTGACCTTGGTCACGTTGACCTTGAACAGCGCCTCGACGGCGGCGGCGATCTCGTCCTTGGACGCATCGGCCGCGACCCGGAAGACGACCTTGTTCTGCTCGGAGAGCAGGGTGGCCTTCTCGGTGATCACCGGCGACAGGATGGTATCGTAATGACGGGCGGTGGGCTGCTCAGCCATTACGCGGCCTCCTTCTCTTGGAAGCGCGCCTGGATGGCGGCGACGGCGTCCTTGGTGAGGACCAGCGTCCGGCGGCGCAGCACGTCATAGACGTTGAGGCCGGCGTTCGGCAGCACGTCCACGTTCGGGATGTTGCGCGCGGCGAGCTTGAAGTTGTTGTCGACCTCGACGCCGGCGATGACCAGGGCGTGGGTGACGCCGATCTTGCCGAGTTGCTCGCGCAGCGCCGCGGTCTTCGGGTCCGAAAGGGCCACGTTGTCCACGACGATCAGCGAACCGTCCTTGGCCTTCGAGGACAGCGCGTGGCGGAGCGCCATGGCGCGGACCTTCTTGGGCAGGTCGAAGGCGTGGCTGCGGACCACGGGACCGTGGGCCTTGGCGCCGCCGACGAACTGGGCCGCCCGGCGCGAGCCGTGACGGGCGCCGCCGGTGCCCTTCTGCTTGTACATCTTCTTGCCCGTACGAGAGACCTCGTTGCGGACCTGGATCTTGTGGGTGCCGGCGCGGCGCTTGGCGAGCTGCCAAGTGACGCAACGCTGCAGGATATCGGCGCGGATCTCTTCGATGCCGAAGATATCGTCCGGGAGCTCGATCGAGCCGCCCTTCCCGCCGTCGAGTTTGATGACGTCGAGTTTCATCAGGCTTGATCCCCAGCTTCAGGCGTTTCGGCCGGAGCTTCTTGCACCGCGGGCTCGTCGGCGGCCGGAGCCGCTTCGTCCTCGGCGGCAGCTTCCACTGCGGTCGGCTGGCCGGCCTTGCGGAAGGCGCCCGGCGTCGGAACGCCGGCCGGAGCCGCGATCTTCACCGCGTCACGGATCCGCACGAACGAGCCTTCCGTGCCCGGGACGGCGCCGCGGACCAGGATCAGGCCGCGCTCGACGTCGACGCGCCAGATGGTGAGGTTGAGGGTGGTGACGGTTTCCTGGCCGAGGTGGCCGGCCATCTTCTT encodes:
- a CDS encoding 50S ribosomal protein L23; protein product: MAEQPTARHYDTILSPVITEKATLLSEQNKVVFRVAADASKDEIAAAVEALFKVNVTKVNTLNVKGKTKRFRGIMGRRSDIKKAVVTLAEGQSIDITTGL
- the rplD gene encoding 50S ribosomal protein L4, whose product is MKLDVIKLDGGKGGSIELPDDIFGIEEIRADILQRCVTWQLAKRRAGTHKIQVRNEVSRTGKKMYKQKGTGGARHGSRRAAQFVGGAKAHGPVVRSHAFDLPKKVRAMALRHALSSKAKDGSLIVVDNVALSDPKTAALREQLGKIGVTHALVIAGVEVDNNFKLAARNIPNVDVLPNAGLNVYDVLRRRTLVLTKDAVAAIQARFQEKEAA